One window of the Pyrus communis chromosome 17, drPyrComm1.1, whole genome shotgun sequence genome contains the following:
- the LOC137721951 gene encoding uncharacterized protein has translation MMFVGVPRPIFLLLFLASALVLSYFLQSISRRDLQFSSNPLFVFSLFNIIIGAIIVGNRRPSSGKADDAISFVYHSYELEEDGADDSEDAKSDKYSSLEGCDHCRDHVDDNDDGESEDDDFDFEGYEEDDDDNGSDDEIGWGDMDEYDCNLEKRIEDFIDKVNKGWREERLRDGLSYPLQLTYL, from the coding sequence ATGATGTTTGTTGGAGTACCAAGACCTATTTTTCTATTGCTGTTCTTAGCTTCTGCTCTTGTTCTGAGCTATTTTCTACAATCAATCTCACGACGCGATCTTCAATTCTCGTCCAATCCTCTGTTTGTGTTTTCGTTGTTTAACATCATTATCGGTGCCATCATTGTCGGAAATCGCAGGCCATCTTCCGGGAAAGCTGACGATGCCATATCTTTTGTATATCATTCGTATGAACTAGAAGAAGATGGAGCTGATGACTCTGAGGATGCAAAGAGTGATAAATACTCGAGTTTGGAGGGTTGTGACCACTGTAGGGACCATGTTGATGACAACGATGATGGTGAAAGtgaagatgatgattttgattttgaaggCTACGAAGAAGATGACGACGACAATGGCAGCGATGACGAGATTGGTTGGGGAGACATGGATGAATATGACTGTAATTTGGAGAAACGAATCGAAGACTTCATTGATAAGGTTAACAAGGGATGGAGGGAAGAGAGGTTAAGGGATGGTCTCTCCTATCCTTTACAGCTAACCTACCTGTGA
- the LOC137722653 gene encoding AT-hook motif nuclear-localized protein 1-like, whose protein sequence is MEGREGGVNSSGVTVVGSDAPSDYHVAPRSENPTHNAGSTPQAPVAPPQAASLPAAGFMPMKKKRGRPRKYGPDGSVTMALSPKPISSSAPPPVIDFSAEKRGKVKPPSSMSKTKYEVENLGEWVACSVGANFTPHIITVNSGEDVMMKIISFSQQGPRAICVLSANGVISSVTLRQPDSSGGTLTYEGRFEILSLSGSFMPNETGGTRSRSGGMSVSLASPDGRVVGGGVGGLLVAASPVQVVVGSFLSGNQHEQKPKKQKHDYIANATPTMAVPISSADPKPNFSSSTSFRGDNWSSLASDPKNKTDINVSLPGGVM, encoded by the exons ATGGAGGGTAGGGAAGGTGGTGTGAATAGTAGTGGGGTTACAGTTGTGGGATCAGATGCTCCATCAGACTACCATGTCGCTCCAAGGTCAGAAAACCCGACTCACAACGCTGGATCAACACCTCAGGCGCCGGTTGCGCCGCCACAGGCGGCGTCTCTGCCGGCGGCAGGGTTTATGccgatgaagaagaagagagggaggCCAAGGAAGTACGGACCGGACGGGAGTGTCACCATGGCTCTGTCACCGAAGCCCATATCGTCCTCTGCGCCGCCGCCGGTGATCGATTTCTCGGCGGAGAAGCGTGGGAAAGTGAAGCCACCCAGCTCAATGAGCAAGACCAAGTACGAGGTGGAGAATTTAG GTGAATGGGTTGCATGCTCGGTTGGTGCTAATTTTACACCCCATATTATCACTGTTAATTCGGGAGAG GATGTCATGATGAAGATTATATCATTTTCTCAACAAGGTCCTCGAGCAATATGCGTGCTCTCTGCCAATGGTGTTATTTCAAGTGTGACTCTTCGTCAGCCTGATTCTTCCGGCGGTACATTGACATACGAG GGCCGTTTCGAGATATTGTCTTTATCGGGTTCATTTATGCCCAATGAAACAGGAGGGACAAGAAGCAGATCAGGCGGGATGAGCGTTTCTTTAGCAAGTCCAGATGGGCGTGTTGTAGGTGGTGGAGTTGGTGGTCTGTTAGTAGCTGCAAGTCCAGTGCAG GTTGTAGTAGGCAGTTTTCTATCAGGAAACCAGCATGAACAGAAGCCTAAGAAACAGAAACATGATTATATAGCTAATGCAACACCAACTATGGCTGTTCCTATTTCAAGTGCCGACCCAAAACCGAACTTCTCATCCTCGACTTCCTTCCGTGGAGATAATTGGTCGTCATTGGCATCCGATCCAAAAAACAAGACTGACATTAATGTATCTTTGCCGGGAGGCGTAATGTGA
- the LOC137722659 gene encoding ATP-dependent Clp protease proteolytic subunit-related protein 2, chloroplastic, which produces MAVSFHPTTSSPGLHRQASLSLPPPSCSTKHYSGLKLQSLGTFGAKNPNLTVEFYSKVNKSLQSRTRHHRPSRAQIGMMPIGTPKVPYRTPGEGTWQWVDLWNALYRERVIFIGQNIDEEFSNQILATMLYLDTIDSSKRLYMYINGPGGDLTPSMAIYDTMQSLKSPVGTHCVGYAYNLAAFLLAAGEKGNRFAMPLSRIALQSPAGAARGQADDIQNEANELLRIRDYLFNELAKKTGQSVEKINKDLSRMKRFNAQEALEYGLIDCVVRPPRIKADAPLKDTGSGLG; this is translated from the exons ATGGCAGTCTCTTTTCACCCAACCACTTCTTCTCCAGGCCTCCATCGCCAAGCtagtctctctcttcctcctcccaG TTGCTCAACAAAACATTATTCAGGATTAAAGCTGCAGTCTTTGG gTACTTTTGGAGCTAAAAACCCTAACTTGACGGTTGAGTTCTACAGCAAAGTTAATAAGAGCCTTCAGTCCAG GACACGACACCATAGACCATCTCGGGCACAAATTGGAATGATGCCTATAGGGACGCCAAAGGTGCCCTATAGAACTCCTGGTGAGGGAACTTGGCAATGGGTTGATTTGTGGAATGCTCTA TATCGAGAACGGGTTATCTTCATTGGGCAGAATATAGATGAAGAGTTTAGCAATCAAATTTTGGCAACAATGTTGTACCTCGACACTATTGATTCTTCCAAAAGgctttatatgtatatcaaCGGTCCTGGTGGAGAT CTTACTCCGAGCATGGCTATATATGATACGATGCAGAGCCTAAAAAGTCCTGTCGGCACCCATTGTGTGGGCTATGCCTATAACTTGGCAGCCTTTCTTCTTGCCGCTGGAGAGAAG GGGAACCGATTTGCAATGCCACTATCAAGAATTGCACTACAGTCTCCTGCCGGGGCTGCTCGTGGCCAG GCCGATGACATACAAAATGAAGCAAATGAACTTCTCAGAATCAGGGATTACCTGTTTAATGAGTTGGCTAAGAAAACAGGGCAGTCAGTTGAAAAG ATTAACAAAGACTTAAGTCGGATGAAGCGCTTTAATGCACAGGAAGCTCTTGAATATGGGCTCATTGATTGTGTTGTTAGGCCACCTCGTATCAAGGCTGACGCACCTCTCAAAGACACCGGATCAGGTCTTGGTTAG